A single genomic interval of Procambarus clarkii isolate CNS0578487 chromosome 61, FALCON_Pclarkii_2.0, whole genome shotgun sequence harbors:
- the LOC138354059 gene encoding serine-aspartate repeat-containing protein I-like, with the protein MAGGEPMAGGDAMAGGDAMAGGDAMSVGDNAMAGGDDAMAGGDDAIAGGDAITGSDDAMAGGDDAMAGGDDAMAGGDAMAGGDAIAGDDAMAGGDAMAGGDANAGNDAMAGGDTMADDVPMAGDDAMADGDDMAGVDAMAGDDIAGDDAMAGDDTMAGDDANAGGDTMAGVDAMAGVDAMADGDAMAGGDAMAGDNAMAGDDAMAGGDTIAGSDSILGGDAMAGDDAMAGGDVMAGGDAIAGDDIAGDDAMAGGDTMADDDPMAGDDAMADGDAMAGVDAIAGDDIAGDDAMAGDDTMAGDDANAGGDTMAGVDAMAGVDALADGDAMAGGDAMAGYNAMAGDDAMAGGDTIAGSDALLGGDAMAGDNAMAGGVISSE; encoded by the coding sequence atggctggtggtgaaccgatggctggtggtgatgccatggctggtggtgatgccatggctggtggtgacgccatgtctGTTGGTGACAATgcgatggctggtggtgacgatgccatggctggtggtgacgatgcgattgctggtggtgacgccattacTGGTAGTgacgatgccatggctggtggtgacgatgcaatggctggtggtgacgatgccatggctggtggtgatgccatggctggtggggatgccattgctggtgatgatgccatggctggtggtgacgccatggctggtggtgacgccaatgCTGgtaatgacgccatggctggtggtgataccATGGCTGATGATGTCccaatggctggtgatgacgccatggctgatgGTGACGATATGGCTGGtgttgacgccatggctggtgatgacattgctggtgatgacgccatggctggtgatgacacaaTGGCTGGAGATGACGCAAATGCTGGTGGTGATACTATGGCTGGtgttgacgccatggctggtgttgACGCCATGGCtgatggtgacgccatggctggtggtgatgccatggctggtgataatgcaatggctggtgatgacgccatggctggtggtgataccATTGCTGGTAGTGACTCCATacttggtggtgacgccatggctggtgatgatgccatggctggtggtgacgtcatggctggtggtgacgccatcgcTGGTGATGACATTGCTGGTGATGACGCTATGGCTGGTGGTGATACCATGGCTGATGATGACccaatggctggtgatgacgccatggctgatggtgacgccatggctggtgttgACGCCATCGCTGGTGATGACATTGCTGGTGATGACgctatggctggtgatgacacaaTGGCTGGAGATGACGCCAATGCTGGTGGTGATACTATGGCTGGtgttgacgccatggctggtgttgACGCCTTGGCtgatggtgacgccatggctggtggtgatgccatggctggttatAATgcaatggctggtgatgacgccatggctggtggtgataccATTGCTGGTAGTGACGCCTTgcttggtggtgacgccatggctggtgataatgccatggctggtggtgtcatcagtagtgaataa
- the LOC123753130 gene encoding serine-aspartate repeat-containing protein I-like, which yields MAGGDAMAGDDAMAGSDAKVGGEAMAGGDAMAGGDAMAGGDAMASGDYTAGDDYMAGGDDMAGGDDMDGDDNMTGGKAMEGGDAMAGGESMAGGDAMAGGYAMAGGDAMAGGDAMACGDAIAVGDVNAGGYAMAGGDAMAGGEAMSGGDDAMAGGDAMAGADAIAGDDAMAGGEAMSGGDDAMASGDAMAGGDAIAGGDAMAGGDAIAGGDAMFVGDDAIAGGDVMAGGDAMAGGDAMAGGDAMAGGDDAIAGGDVMAGGDAITGVDTMAGGDAIAGSDVMDGGDAMAEGDAMDGGDAVSGGDDAMAGGDVMVGNDDAMAGGDNAIAGGDDAMAAGDAMAGGEPMAGGDAMAGGDAMAGGDAMSGGDDTIAGGDAITGSDDAMAGGDDAMFGSDAMGGGDYAMASGDDAMAGGDNAMAGGDAIAGDDAMDGGDAMAGGDANAGDDTMAGGDTMADDAPMAGDDAMADGDPMAGVDAMAGDDIAGDDAMAGDDTMAGDDANAGGDTMAGVDAMAGVDAMAEGDAMAGDDAMAGDNAMAGDDALAGGVPLLVVTTCLVVTPWLVMMPWLVVTSWLLVTMRWLVVTPLLVLTMPWLAVTMQW from the exons atggctggtggtgacgccatggctggtgatgacgccatggctggtagtGACGCCAAGGTTGGTGGGgaggccatggctggtggtgacgccatggctggtggtgacgccatggctggtggtgacgccatggctagtGGTGACTACACGGCTGGTGATGActacatggctggtggtgacgacatggctggtggtgacgacatGGATGGTGATGACAACATGACTGGTGGTAAGGCCATGgagggtggtgacgccatggcgggTGGTGaatccatggctggtggtgatgcaatggctggaggttacgcaatggctggtggtgatgccatggcaggtggtgatgccatggcgtgTGGCGACGCCATTGCTGTGGGTGACGTCAATGCTGGTGgttacgccatggctggtggtgatgccatggcaggTGGTGAAGCCATGTCTGGTGGTGACGATgcgatggctggtggtgatgccatggctggtgctgATGCCATTGCTGGTGATGATGCCATGGCAGGTGGTGAAGCCATGTCTGGTGGTGACGACGCGATGGctagtggtgatgccatggctggtggagatgccattgctggtggtgatgccatggctggtggagatgccattgctg GTGGTGACGCCATGTTTGTTGGTGACGATGCGATAGCTGGTGGTGACGTCATGGCTGGGGGTgatgcaatggctggtggtgatgccatggctggtggtgacgccatggctggtggtgacgatgcgATAGCTGGTGGTGAcgtaatggctggtggtgatgccatcacTGGTGTTGACACCATGGCTGGCGGTGACGCAATAGCTGGTAGTGACGTAATggatggtggtgatgccatggctgaagGAGATGCCATGGATGGTGGTGATGCCGTGTCTGGTGGTGACGATgcgatggctggtggtgacgtcatGGTTGGTAATGACgatgcaatggctggtggtgacaatgccattgctggtggtgacgatgccatggctgctggtgacgcaatggctggtggtgaacCGATGGCTggaggtgatgccatggctggtggtgatgccatggctggtggtgacgccatgtctGGTGGTGACGATAcgattgctggtggtgacgccattacTGGTAGTgacgatgccatggctggtggtgacgatgcaATGTTTGGTAGTGACGCCATGGGTGGTGGTGACTATGCCATGGCTAGTGGTGACgatgcaatggctggtggtgacaatgccatggctggtggggatgccattgctggtgatgatgccatggatggtggtgacgccatggctggtggtgacgccaatgctggtgatgacaccatggctggtggtgataccATGGCTGATGATGCCccaatggctggtgatgacgccatggctgatgGTGACCCCATGGCTGGtgttgacgccatggctggtgatgacattgctggtgatgacgccatggctggtgatgacacaaTGGCTGGAGATGACGCCAATGCTGGTGGTGATACTATGGCTGGtgttgacgccatggctggtgttgACGCCATGGCTGAAGGTGACgctatggctggtgatgacgccatggctggtgataatgcaatggctggtgatgacgccttGGCTGGTGGTGTACCATTGCTGGTAGTGACGACATgcttggtggtgacgccatggctggtgatgatgccatggctggtggtgacatcaTGGCTGCTGGTGACGATgcgatggctggtggtgacgccattgctAGTATTGACGATGCCATGGCTGGCGGTGACgatgcaatg GTGA
- the LOC138354060 gene encoding golgin subfamily A member 6-like protein 2 — protein sequence MAGGDAMASGDAMAGDNAIAGGDTMASGEAMAGGDAMAGSDAIAGDDAMAGDDAVAVRDAIVGGDIIAGGDAMFGSDAIAGDDAMAGGDAIAGRDAIAGVHAMTGSVAMAGDDAMAVGDAMAGGVAMACGVTMAGGVAMADDDAMDGDDAMDGDDAMAGCDVIAGDDAIAGSDKIASDDAMAGDDAMAGGDAIAGRDAIAGVDDMTGSDAIAGDDAMAGDYAIAGGVAMAGGVAMAGGVAMAGYDAMDGDDAMAGSDAIAVDDSMAYSDVKAGGDAIAGGDAIAGGDAMAGGDAIAGGVTMAGGDAMAGDDAIPVGEAMACGGDAMAGREAMAVGDAMAGGDDMDGDDNMAGGEAMAGGEAMASGAAMAGGEVIAGGDAIGAGDAMAGGEAMGKVTSWLVMT from the coding sequence atggctggtggtgatgccatggctagtggtgatgccatggctggtgataacgccattgctggtggtgacaccatggctAGTGGTgaagccatggctggtggtgatgccatggctggtagtgacgccattgctggtgatgacgccatggctggtgatgatgcAGTGGCTGTTCGTGACGCCATTGTTGGTGGTGATatcattgctggtggtgacgcaatgTTTGGTagtgacgccattgctggtgatgatgcaatggctggtggtgatgccattgcTGGTAGGGACGCTATTGCTGGTGTTCATGCCATGACTGGTAGtgtcgccatggctggtgatgatgcAATGGCTGTTGGTGACGCTATGGCTGGTGGTGTCGCCATGGCTTGTGGTgtcaccatggctggtggtgtcgCCATGGCGGATGATGACGCCATGgatggtgatgacgccatggatggtgatgacgccatggctgggtgTGATGTCattgctggtgatgacgccatagCTGGTAGTGACAAAATTGCTAGTGATGACGCAATGGCGGGTGATgatgcaatggctggtggtgatgccattgcTGGTAGGGACGCTATTGCTGGTGTTGACGACATGACTGGTAGTGACGCAattgctggtgatgacgccatggctggtgattacGCTATAGCTGGTGGtgtcgccatggctggtggtgtcgccatggctggtggtgtcgccatggctggttatgacgccatggatggtgatgacgccatggctggcagTGACGCCATTGCTGTCGATGATTCAATGGCTTATAGTGACGTGaaagctggtggtgacgccattgctggtggtgacgccattgctggtggtgacgccatggctggtggtgacgccattgctggtggtgtgaccatggctggtggtgacgccatggctggtgatgacgccatacCTGTTGGTGAGGCCATGGCttgtggtggtgacgccatggctggtaggGAGGCCATGGCtgttggtgacgccatggctggtggtgacgacatGGATGGTGATGACAACATGGCTGGTGGAGAGGCCATGGCGGGTGGTGAGGCCATGGCTAGTGGTGCTGCCATGGCTGGTGGCGAGGTCATAGCGGGTGGTGATGCCATCGGAGCTGGTGATGCAATGGCAGGTGGTGAGGCCATGGGTAAAGTGAcgtcatggctggtgatgacgtaa